atattgaacaaacggattagtacaattaaatcaaagcacttaattttaattgtctcttaatcatggtttaaacttaaatgattttgtcaaatcaaaatcttgtggagaggtgtttcaacaaactcccccattttgatgtttgcaaaatatttaatttatggaactcagtattgaaattccccatgattgaattacattttattcttctgaaattactcccccgtaagggttgcatatattgtcttagcttaactctaaaccttctaaagatttaattgagtaattaGGGAAGACAtgtttatactgacttagttcaatcctagactttctaagatctaattcagatgaaccTAGGTCAACTTTCAGAAGGGTTCAATGTTTACTCAGTCTGATACATGAatagttttggtatcagagtttatgTGTGGATGTATCAGAGTtgatgtgtactgagtatatattttgaatttatttgtttgttcagaTCAGCATATAGTATAAAGATAAGCATCACTTATGGAAGACACTGTGAATGAAAAAGATGCTTAATATAAATGGCTAGCATACAAAAAATACATAAGTTAATTTCTTATAACTAAGCCTGAGCTAcccctttgcctttgtctttcttcTTACTGCCCGAAGTTTCTCCTGCCTTTCCTGCATTGGGCTGAGTTCCATCAGTTTGTGCAgcttgtgctttctcccccgttttgccaccatcaggcggaggagcaatgaaggtgtcattgagagcagcacgagttagctTGACCGAGTATGCCTTGAGACGTTTTGTGCTTTCAAATAACCCATCAAGCATTGGAACTCCATCATCCAGAACTGAACCTGGGACGCGAATAGAtgagctgatcatgctgagcataTATTCCTGTGACTTAGTTAGCCATGACATTGCTTCCGCTAGCtgggcataagattgatggtacattctaAGTATAGCCTTGTCGTAAATGTCACGCTGAGCGTTTGTGTGACGCACATGGCGAAAGAGGCTTTGAGTGGTTTGGAGGATAGTATTCGTTTTGACCATATCAATTTCCATCTCCTCTTTACTCAGATTCAGAAGATGGACAGCTTCACTAATTTCATCCATCGTACAttgggaagatgaagagagaaggTCACGAGTaccagtcagctcagaagacaACTTGGTAAAACAATGATCTAACTTAGCAGAGGTAGCGTAGCCCATGTTGACTATTGGTAAAGCATTGATCTGTCCTTGAAGTGAATTCATGTGATTTACCATCATCAATATCAGCTCAGTCAGCTTGACaaaggattcttgcttgggttgctgggtTTGGACTGAGGTCATGacacttactaaatctttgagattcttgatctcattgagaagctgagtgggAGACGAAAACTCTTATGATTCAGCATTTgcggacccagcagcatcggcatgagaattGTTTAAGTCCTGAAGAAGATGTTGAGCCGAGTCAATGATGCGACATCCGGACTCAGTTGCATGAAGATAGGCAAATTGTGCCTCAGGATTTAACTCAGTGGCCGGAATTCTAGTAGCACCTGattgaggaggtgtttggtgctgtccttgagtagaagtgccagtatggtcagcagctggactttGATGTTGATGAGTTGCAGGAGCTGACTGCTCAATGTTCTGTGAAATAggatgggaaggaggtggatctgCAGAGATAGTTACCTGTTCAACATggacttgagttggtgcagggaGAGGCATCTCaggttgagcaggattttccttagcgtgcttgtctccttgagcatctaggacttcgagctcttgctcggcttggtttggattttctggagtcttggcatgttgctcggtatgagtaacagaggcttgtttttcctgtgTAGAGGGCTCAGGATGCGATGAGAAGAACTTCAATTGAGTATCTGTAAGGTCTGTGATTTCATCCCTCAGAGGCGAATCTCCCAGGAGGTCAATAATTGGAGATCTgtaggccttcttcttaagccttttcaactttttggtcTTTGGGGGAGACgacactagtacagaaatgcttacttgtgtcgcactttttcaggttgttgtgtcgcacttttgtGCGACACAACAGGGGTGCGACACAAGAACTTTGCATCGCTCTTAAGAGCGACACAAACTAATCTGTTGTGTCGCACTTGTCACGTGCGCGATACAATAGAGCGATAACTCTTGTAACGCGCTTCTAGAATGCGTGACACAAGCTCCCCGATTAATCTGATACACTTTGTATCGCTCTTTCCTCATGCGCGACgcaaaatattgatatttttttaaaaaaaaattacaaaattttctAGCATCTagcataaaaaattataatcaaaagtaataaaattttataatcaaaatttatgATTCTACATGATATTATAGAACATACACATAAAACTACAAGTACCACATTGCATAAATACATACATATTCAAAATATATTAACAACTTGTTAGAATCAAATACATGTACAACACCTCATCCATGGTAGGTCTGATTTCCTTCTCCTGTTGCAAACATCGAAATGCTAACTCTCCTACTGCAACTGCCTTTCTTCTTACTTCATCATCCGACTTGTACCAAAAACATGGGTCTATCAACTCCTCAAACGCACTATTCTGAACTTTGTTCACTGCAAAGTTAGCCAGATTAATCTCATCCCGATGCCTACTAAAATCTACAGCTGCCATCGATGATATTAGTTCAATCAACACAACTCCAAAGCTATACACATCACTCTTATCGGTCAGCTGGTAACAATGGTGATACTCTGGATCAACGTACCCTGGAGTACCTTATGGGGCTGTCGACACATTAGTAACATCATTCGGGAACAACCTTGACAGACCAAAATCAGCAACTTTCACGCAGAAACTGTTGTCAAGAAGAATGTTGGCGCAGTCGAGTGAGGATTTTTATTTCATTCAGGAACTGCTCAACCCTTTTGCTGTTGTGCTCATACAGCCGCTTCACCGCAACCTCCCGTCCATCTTGGAGCTTTACGTGGTTTGAACATTTCAACATAACATTTAATTAATTGCTCAAGTATTTACAGAACTTTGTTTTCAGCAAAGCAACTATTCTAGTTCAGGTAATCTATCATCAGAAACAGTAGAGGTTTATCTCCTTACCGTAGTATACAGTTCCATAACCTCCGTCCCCAAGCTCTTTCTCACTATCAAAATTTCTAGTAGCTTTTTCAAGTTCAGCATAGGAGAAAATGGGAATACCGAAGTAAGCAACGCCCAATTCTATTTCTGATTTTGAAGAGAGACCAGATGAGGAAATTGGTGACTTAAAGTTTGAGGAACCATGCCTTCTTATGTATTGACGCAAGACAACGTAGGACAACAGTATTATGACTGCTACTGCAACGTTTGCACCTGAAAAGGCAGAGTCAATTCAATTTAAGCATACACAAAGATAGTTAAGGAGACATTGCAAATATAATTTAGCTTTGGACTCACCTAATCCTACCTTCATTGCCAATCTGTTATTTCCTGCAACAGAATTTGGATAAAATATCAAGTAGTGAAGATCAACACAAGATTGGAATCAATAACATAACActcaaaacatatatatatatatatatatatatatatatatatatatatataagattgTTTGAATATGCACAAAAACATGGAACGCTATCCTCCATTCAAATATGCATAAGACAATTAAAGGCTCTAGCTTATACCTAGGATAGATTTCAACTGAGTGCAAGAAGACAATTGCTAGTAAATTGTTTGAATATGCATAAAAATAGTAGAACCCATTGAATATTTTTGATTGAAATATGCAACGTTTAAGAGTTTAATAGTTTATTACCTGGAAAAAGTGGTTGTAGCATCTGACATTCAATCTTTATAACGAGGTTTTCCATGAGTAGTGTGTTGGGCCCAACAGGAAACAGAGCATGAATAAGCTAAGCTTAGAGAGGATTGAGTGAGATGGATGGAAAAATCGCCAATTGAAAAAAGCTAAGAGAGAAAGAAGGTGAGAATCATCAAATTATAGGTTCCTGATGGATGGTTTATATGTAACCCATCCAATGTCATTTACTTAAAGCCC
The DNA window shown above is from Euphorbia lathyris chromosome 1, ddEupLath1.1, whole genome shotgun sequence and carries:
- the LOC136229756 gene encoding LEAF RUST 10 DISEASE-RESISTANCEUS RECEPTOR-LIKE PROTEIN KINASE-like 1.1, encoding MENLVIKIECQMLQPLFPGNNRLAMKVGLGANVAVAVIILLSYVVLRQYIRRHGSSNFKSPISSSGLSSKSEIELGVAYFGIPIFSYAELEKATRNFDSEKELGDGGYGTVYYAPRWTGGCGEAAV